CGAGCCGCTCCTGCGGATGGCGCTCCGGGTGGAACAGGACATCTTCATCGTCCGGCAGCGGGGCCGGGAGGTCGCCGACGCCGTCGGGCTGGAGCACCAGGACCAGATCCGGGTCGCCACCGCGCTCAGCGAGGTCGCCCGGGACCTGCTGCGTACCGCGGAGGGGGCGGACGTCGCCTTCTTCGTGGCGGATCGCCCGGACGGTCGTCCCGCCCTGCGGATCGACCTGACCCCGGTGCGTCCGCTGCCCGGCGACCGGTACGAGCCGCAGTCCGGCGCGGTGGCGCGTCTGGTGGACACCCTCGGCGTGGCCCACCCGGAGGGCGATACGGTCGTGAGGATGTCCCGACGTGTCCCGGCCACCGCACAGGCGCTGACCGCCGCGCGGCTGGCCGAGCTCCGCGCCGAGCTCGGGCACACCGCCCCGGCCACCGCCCTGGACGAGCTCGCCACCCAGAACGGGCAGCTCATCGCCGCGCTGGACGAGGTACGCAGCCAACGCGACGAGCTGGCCGTGCTCAACGCGGAGCTGGAGGAGACCAACCGGGGCGTGATGGCGCTCTACACCCAGCTCTCCGAGGAGCTGGAGGAGACCAACCGGGGCGTGGTGGCGCTCTACGCCGAGCTGGAGGAGAAGTCGGCCCAGCTGCGGGCGGCGAGCGAGTCGAAGAGCCGGTTCCTGGCCAACGTCAGCCACGAGCTGCGCGCCCCGGT
This genomic interval from Micromonospora coxensis contains the following:
- a CDS encoding ATP-binding protein — translated: MALRVEQDIFIVRQRGREVADAVGLEHQDQIRVATALSEVARDLLRTAEGADVAFFVADRPDGRPALRIDLTPVRPLPGDRYEPQSGAVARLVDTLGVAHPEGDTVVRMSRRVPATAQALTAARLAELRAELGHTAPATALDELATQNGQLIAALDEVRSQRDELAVLNAELEETNRGVMALYTQLSEELEETNRGVVALYAELEEKSAQLRAASESKSRFLANVSHELRAPVTAIIGLGRLLTDSASDPLTAEQAEQVELIRSSAADLLSLVNDLLDLAKAESGRIEPEWADVDLRAVFGQLRGTLRALTGRSTVELVVEDPPAPAVLRSDEVLLSQVLRNLLHNALKFTERGEVRMRAERDGDRWRLSVSDTGVGIPAGLHERIFEEFYQAPGTTRIGGTGLGLPYARRLVTLLGGTLELTSEPGRGSTFTVVLPADGG